The sequence below is a genomic window from Ciceribacter thiooxidans.
GCGGCTTTTCGGAGGGTTTCTCAGCCACCGCCTCGCCCTCGTCCTCGTCACGGTCGCGGGAATAGATCGGGGCGTCGAAATTCGCCTTCGCATCCTCGATGAGGCGCGGTCCGAGCTGGTCGCGCAGCATCCGGCCGCGGACTTCCTGGACCTGGCCTTCCGGCAGGTCGCCGAGCTGGAAGGGACCGTAGGAGATGCGGATCAGGCGGTTCACCTCGAGGCCGAGCGCGCCGAGCACGTTCTTGATCTCGCGGTTCTTGCCTTCTCGCAGGCCCATGGTGAGCCAGACATTGTGACCCTGCTTGCGGTCGAGGGTCGCGTCGATCCCGCCATAGAGCACGCCTTCGACGGCGATGCCTTCCTTCAGCTTGTCGAGGCGGTCCTGGTCGATGTCGCCGTGGGCGCGGACGCGGTAGCGGCGCAGCCAGCCGGTGGTCGGCAGTTCGAGCACGCGGGCGAGGCCACCGTCATTGGTGAGCAGCAGCAGGCCTTCCGTGTTGATGTCGAGGCGGCCGATGGACATGACGCGCGGCAGGTCGTCCGGCAGGTTCTCGAACACCGTCGGGCGGCCCTCCGGATCGGAATTGGTGGTCACCAGCCCCGCCGGCTTGTGATAGAGCCAGAGACGGGTACGTTCGATGCCGCGGATCGGCAGGCCGTCGACCTCGATCTGGTCGGCGAAGGTCGCGTTGACGACCGGCGTGTCGAGCACCTTGCCGTTGAGGCTGACGCGGCCTTCCATGATCATGCGCTCAACGTCGCGGCGCGAGGCGACGCCCGCGCGGGCGAGAAGCTTGGAGATGCGCTCGGGGACGACCGCTTCGGCAGCTGCGGCGGTCACGACGGGTGCCGGCTTGCTGGCCTTGGCGGGCGCTTTCGGCCCCGCCTTCTCGGCGGATTTCGGCGCCCCTTTCTCTGCGGAGCGGGCGAATTTGCGGGGCGACGGCTTTGCGCCGCGTTCGGACGATTTGGCGCCGGGACGCTTAGGCTTGTCTTTGGATGTCATTTGTTGT
It includes:
- a CDS encoding pseudouridine synthase, translating into MTSKDKPKRPGAKSSERGAKPSPRKFARSAEKGAPKSAEKAGPKAPAKASKPAPVVTAAAAEAVVPERISKLLARAGVASRRDVERMIMEGRVSLNGKVLDTPVVNATFADQIEVDGLPIRGIERTRLWLYHKPAGLVTTNSDPEGRPTVFENLPDDLPRVMSIGRLDINTEGLLLLTNDGGLARVLELPTTGWLRRYRVRAHGDIDQDRLDKLKEGIAVEGVLYGGIDATLDRKQGHNVWLTMGLREGKNREIKNVLGALGLEVNRLIRISYGPFQLGDLPEGQVQEVRGRMLRDQLGPRLIEDAKANFDAPIYSRDRDEDEGEAVAEKPSEKPQRGKREKPEDRRERALDRLDTRRSGPAPKGGRGDRREDGDFADRPKRKPMGQSRTANVWMAPGARPLGEKAAARKAASGTGKPGRPRFEEAPRGGKPAFGQPDARSRVTISKTRDEEGEWIRAEAPPRRKDEDEGFGGRRGAGGRPDRGDRPREGRSSEGRSFEDRPRRDRPQEARDRSDRPRGDRPYGDRPRSGEKPAGDKPFSGKPERKGGKSFGGKGFGGKSFGGKAGGGKPAGGSDKPRGGRPGDGKSFGGKPSGGGRGPSKGRR